In a single window of the Arachis hypogaea cultivar Tifrunner chromosome 6, arahy.Tifrunner.gnm2.J5K5, whole genome shotgun sequence genome:
- the LOC112805740 gene encoding zinc finger BED domain-containing protein RICESLEEPER 2-like produces MIPKQPNGWDCGVYVIKWMEMWDPKSLTDDGLNMSIWTMFFHIRCSAHILNLIVQDGLKIAHHALDKIRESVKYVRGSESRMIRFKECVSAIQGLTFTSGLHLDVTTRWNSTYIMLESAIKYRKAFEYLKATDHAYKYCPSVDEWGRAEKICEFLYPFYETTNLISGTSYPTSNLYFLQVYHIQCVLMGSLRSEDELLRSMGEKMMNKFKKYWEKYSVILAFGAILDPRLKISTLELMYEEIDVKTAKGKVEHVKKKLYKLFEKYDKNSLPTVQAQGPSNQSSSMAHTPKSASKKRLAIVGKLMKCNHQAEVSSGKNPLDTYLEEPLLSKDCFEDLDVLEWWKLYESRYPKLSIMARDLLSILITTVASESTFSIGAHVINKYRSQMLPENVEAVICTRNWNKGFVDGEGEGEDVNPQGAKRGGVSTSGSDSNFVDLEVDN; encoded by the exons ATGATCCCAAAACAGCCAAATGG GTGGGACTGTGGCGTATATGTCATAAAATGGATGGAAATGTGGGATCCGAAGAGTTTGACAGATGATGGATTGAACATGTCTATTTGGACGATG TTCTTTCATATTCGATGTTCTGCTCATATCTTGAATCTTATTGTGCAAGATGGATTAAAAATTGCTCATCATGCACTGGATAAGATTAGGGAAAGTGTGAAATATGTAAGGGGATCGGAGAGTAGAATGATAAGGTTTAAAGAATGTGTTTCAGCGATTCAGGGTTTGACTTTTACAAGTGGGTTGCATCTAGATGTTACTACTCGATGGAATTCTACGTACATTATGCTCGAAAGTGCTATCAAGTATCGGAAGGCCTTTGAGTATTTGAAGGCAACCGACCATGCTTATAAGTATTGTCCTTCGGTTGATGAATGGGGGAGAGCTGAAAAGATATGTGAATTTTTATACCCCTTTTATGAAACTACTAATTTGATTTCTGGCACATCTTACCCTACTTCAAATTTGTATTTTCTACAAGTCTATCATATTCAATGTGTTTTGATGGGAAGTTTGAGAAGTGAAGATGAGCTTCTAAGGAGCATGGGAGAAAAGATGATGAACAAATTTAAGAAGTATTGGGAAAAGTATAGTGTCATTCTTGCATTTGGTGCTATTCTTGATCCTAGACTTAAGATTTCTACTTTAGAGCTTATGTACGAAGAGATTGATGTTAAGACTGCAAAAGGGAAGGTGGAACAtgtgaaaaagaaattatataaGCTTTTTGAAAAATATGACAAGAATTCTCTTCCAACTGTTCAAGCACAAGGACCTAGTAATCAATCTTCATCCATGGCCCATACCCCTAAAAGTGCAAGCAAGAAGCGACTTGCGATTGTTGGC AAATTGATGAAATGTAACcatcaagctgaggtctctagtgGAAAGAATCCACTTGATACATACTTGGAGGAGCCACTTTTGTCAAAGGATTGCTTTGAAGATTTAGATGTTTTGGAATGGTGGAAATTATACGAGAGTCGTTATCCGAAGTTATCAATCATGGCACGTGACTTATTGAGTATTCTAATTACTACGGTTGCATCGGAATCTACCTTTAGTATTGGAGCTCATGTCATTAACAAATATAGAAGTCAAATGTTGCCAGAAAATGTTGAGGCTGTGATTTGTACTCGCAATTGGAATAAAGGCTTTGTTGATG GTGAAGGCGAAGGTGAAGATGTGAATCCTCAAGGTGCTAAGCGAGGCGGTGTTTCAACTTCTGGATCAGATTCAAATTTTGTTGATTTAGAAGTTGATAATTGA